One Kineococcus radiotolerans SRS30216 = ATCC BAA-149 DNA window includes the following coding sequences:
- the thrB gene encoding homoserine kinase, with product MSAPVAVPGPTGTLTPLALGTAVVVRVPATSANLGPGFDAFGLALDLCDEVRAEVGPGGVRVRVEGHGAAALPTDGRHLVARVLLEELAASGFSVPGLDLVCRNVIPHGRGLGSSASAIVAGLAAARALLRAAGVVEETDEQTRQRLLTESTRREGHPDNAAPAVHGGFTIAWSRGEDPTRPDTVSSVRLPVHPHVRAVVCVPAEELATSRARALLPATVPHADAALTAGRAGLLVHALTSAPALLLDATEERLHQAQRAPAMPRTAQLLADLRAAGLAAVVSGAGPSALVLTTAERVPEVERIAGVLGGWEVHDRPVHHRGVQWRTD from the coding sequence GTGAGCGCGCCCGTGGCGGTCCCCGGGCCGACGGGCACGCTCACCCCGCTGGCCCTCGGGACGGCGGTGGTCGTGCGGGTGCCCGCCACCAGCGCCAACCTCGGTCCCGGCTTCGACGCCTTCGGCCTCGCCCTGGACCTGTGCGACGAGGTCCGGGCCGAGGTCGGCCCCGGGGGGGTGCGCGTGCGGGTCGAGGGGCACGGCGCCGCGGCCCTGCCCACCGACGGGCGCCACCTCGTGGCCCGGGTCCTGCTCGAGGAGCTGGCGGCCTCCGGGTTCTCCGTCCCCGGGCTGGACCTGGTGTGCCGCAACGTCATCCCGCACGGTCGGGGTCTGGGTTCCTCGGCGTCGGCCATCGTCGCCGGGCTGGCCGCCGCGCGGGCGCTGCTGCGGGCGGCCGGGGTCGTCGAGGAGACCGACGAGCAGACCCGGCAACGGCTGCTGACCGAGTCCACGCGCCGCGAGGGGCACCCGGACAACGCCGCTCCCGCCGTCCACGGCGGCTTCACCATCGCCTGGAGCCGGGGCGAGGACCCGACCCGCCCCGACACCGTCTCCTCGGTGCGCCTGCCCGTCCACCCCCACGTGCGCGCCGTGGTGTGCGTCCCGGCCGAGGAGCTCGCGACGTCGCGGGCCCGGGCGCTGCTGCCCGCGACCGTCCCGCACGCCGACGCCGCGCTGACCGCCGGTCGCGCCGGTCTGCTGGTGCACGCCCTCACCTCCGCCCCGGCGCTGCTGCTCGACGCCACGGAGGAGCGGCTGCACCAGGCCCAGCGCGCGCCCGCGATGCCGCGCACCGCGCAGCTGCTGGCCGACCTGCGCGCCGCGGGTCTCGCGGCCGTGGTGTCCGGGGCCGGCCCGAGCGCGCTGGTCCTCACCACGGCGGAGCGCGTGCCCGAGGTGGAGCGGATCGCGGGGGTCCTCGGCGGGTGGGAGGTGCACGACCGCCCGGTGCACCACCGCGGGGTGCAGTGGCGCACCGACTGA
- the lysA gene encoding diaminopimelate decarboxylase, producing MANIAVVPAWLKPPADVNELLPQLWARTVGRDAAGALHVGGVAVADLAATYGTPLFVVDELDFRTRAVAFRDAFADAFADLCGGADVYYASKAFTATGVTRWIAADGLHLDTASAGELELGLRGGVPPARIALHGNNKSRREIVRALEVGVGRIVVDSPAEIDVIADLARERGVVAPVMLRVTVGVEAHTHQYIATAHEDQKFGVSLASGQAEAAVARILARPELRLLGLHSHIGSQIFDLGGFEVSARRLLELHHKVERDHGVELPELDLGGGYGVAYTSEDAPLAPTEIAGRLAEIVARECLVQGIAVPRVSVEPGRAIAAPSTFTLYEVGTTKEVELDGGTRRRYVSVDGGMSDNIRTALYGADYSATVASRASTAPGVLSRVVGKHCESGDVVVRDEFLPEDLGGGDLLAVPGTGAYCRSMASNYNQLPRPGVVAVRDGSATVLVRRETPEDLLALDAG from the coding sequence GTGGCGAACATCGCCGTCGTGCCGGCCTGGCTGAAGCCGCCGGCCGACGTCAACGAACTGCTGCCGCAGCTGTGGGCGCGCACCGTCGGGCGTGACGCGGCGGGGGCGCTGCACGTCGGCGGGGTCGCCGTCGCCGACCTGGCCGCGACGTACGGCACCCCGCTCTTCGTCGTGGACGAGCTGGACTTCCGCACCCGCGCCGTGGCCTTCCGCGACGCCTTCGCGGACGCCTTCGCCGACCTCTGCGGCGGGGCCGACGTCTACTACGCGTCCAAGGCGTTCACCGCCACCGGGGTGACGCGCTGGATCGCCGCGGACGGGCTGCACCTGGACACCGCCTCGGCCGGAGAGCTCGAGCTCGGCCTGCGCGGCGGGGTGCCGCCGGCCCGGATCGCGCTGCACGGCAACAACAAGTCCCGCCGGGAGATCGTCAGGGCCCTGGAGGTCGGGGTGGGGCGCATCGTCGTGGACTCCCCGGCCGAGATCGACGTGATCGCCGACCTGGCGCGCGAGCGCGGGGTCGTCGCCCCCGTGATGCTGCGCGTCACGGTGGGCGTGGAGGCCCACACCCACCAGTACATCGCGACCGCCCACGAGGACCAGAAGTTCGGGGTGTCGCTGGCCTCGGGGCAGGCCGAGGCCGCCGTCGCGAGGATCCTGGCCCGCCCGGAGCTGCGCCTGCTGGGGCTGCACAGCCACATCGGGTCGCAGATCTTCGACCTGGGCGGGTTCGAGGTCTCCGCGCGCCGCCTGCTGGAGCTGCACCACAAGGTCGAGCGCGACCACGGCGTGGAGCTGCCCGAGCTCGACCTCGGCGGCGGGTACGGCGTGGCCTACACCTCCGAGGACGCGCCGCTGGCCCCCACCGAGATCGCCGGCCGGCTGGCGGAGATCGTGGCCCGCGAGTGCCTCGTCCAGGGCATCGCCGTGCCCCGGGTCTCGGTCGAGCCGGGCCGGGCCATCGCCGCGCCGAGCACGTTCACCCTCTACGAGGTGGGCACGACCAAGGAGGTCGAGCTCGACGGGGGGACGCGCCGGCGCTACGTGTCCGTCGACGGCGGCATGAGCGACAACATCCGCACCGCCCTCTACGGCGCCGACTACTCCGCGACCGTCGCCTCGCGCGCCTCCACCGCGCCGGGGGTGCTCTCCCGGGTGGTCGGCAAGCACTGCGAGAGCGGTGACGTCGTCGTGCGCGACGAGTTCCTGCCCGAGGACCTCGGGGGTGGCGACCTGCTCGCGGTCCCGGGGACGGGCGCGTACTGCCGCAGCATGGCCAGCAACTACAACCAGCTGCCGCGGCCGGGGGTGGTCGCGGTGCGCGACGGTTCCGCCACGGTGCTGGTGCGTCGCGAGACCCCCGAGGACCTGCTCGCCCTCGACGCGGGGTGA
- the thrC gene encoding threonine synthase, with protein MAHVWRGLIEEYRDRLPVTATTPVVTLGEGGTPLVPAHALSEKARGRVFLKVEGCNPTGSFKDRGMTMAMTRAKELGAEVVVCASTGNTSASAAAYAVAAGIRCAVLVPDGKIAMGKLSQAVAHGATLLQVDGNFDDCLNQARKLAEAYPVELVNSVNPYRIEGQKTGAFEVVDVLGDAPDIHALPVGNAGNITAYWKGYTEYAADGIATKTPKMWGFQAAGAAPIVKGHPVDEPETIATAIRIGHPASWTGATTARDTSGGRIDAVTDEQILAAHRWLSAREGVFVEPASAAGVAGLLAACEAGEVEPDQTIVITVTGHGLKDPQWALELAGEGADGRRHAVQPVRVQPDAVTIARAIGLDV; from the coding sequence ATGGCGCACGTGTGGCGGGGTCTCATCGAGGAGTACCGGGACCGGCTGCCCGTGACCGCGACGACCCCGGTGGTGACCCTGGGGGAGGGCGGGACCCCGCTGGTGCCCGCGCACGCCCTCTCCGAGAAGGCGAGGGGCCGGGTGTTCCTCAAGGTCGAGGGCTGCAACCCCACCGGGTCGTTCAAGGACCGCGGCATGACGATGGCCATGACCCGGGCCAAGGAGCTGGGGGCCGAGGTCGTCGTCTGCGCCTCCACCGGCAACACCTCGGCCTCGGCCGCGGCCTACGCCGTCGCCGCGGGGATCCGCTGCGCCGTCCTCGTGCCCGACGGCAAGATCGCCATGGGCAAGCTGTCCCAGGCCGTCGCCCACGGCGCGACGCTGCTGCAGGTCGACGGCAACTTCGACGACTGCCTGAACCAGGCCCGCAAGCTGGCCGAGGCCTACCCCGTCGAGCTGGTGAACTCGGTCAACCCGTACCGCATCGAGGGGCAGAAGACCGGCGCCTTCGAGGTCGTCGACGTCCTCGGCGACGCCCCCGACATCCACGCCCTGCCCGTCGGCAACGCCGGCAACATCACCGCGTACTGGAAGGGCTACACCGAGTACGCCGCGGACGGCATCGCGACGAAGACCCCGAAGATGTGGGGCTTCCAGGCCGCCGGGGCCGCGCCCATCGTCAAGGGCCACCCCGTCGACGAGCCGGAGACGATCGCCACCGCCATCCGGATCGGTCACCCCGCGTCCTGGACCGGGGCCACGACCGCGCGCGACACCTCCGGCGGGCGCATCGACGCCGTGACCGACGAGCAGATCCTGGCCGCCCACCGCTGGCTCTCGGCCCGGGAGGGCGTCTTCGTCGAACCGGCCTCCGCCGCCGGGGTCGCGGGGCTGCTCGCCGCCTGCGAGGCCGGCGAGGTCGAGCCGGACCAGACCATCGTCATCACCGTCACCGGGCACGGCCTCAAGGACCCGCAGTGGGCCCTCGAGCTCGCCGGCGAGGGGGCCGACGGGCGTCGGCACGCCGTGCAGCCGGTCCGCGTCCAGCCCGACGCGGTGACCATCGCCCGGGCCATCGGCCTGGACGTGTGA
- a CDS encoding homoserine dehydrogenase, giving the protein MEPVKVALLGCGVVGTEVARLLTTQSGELASRVGAPLELVGIAVRRLGRDRDLPVDPSLFTTDAEELVTRADVVVEVIGGIEPARSLVLRAFAHGASVVTANKALLAADGPTLYEAAAENGVDLYYEASVAGAIPLLRPLKESLAGDRVTRVLGIVNGTTNYVLDQMDTTGMGFAEAVEQAQALGYAEADPTADVEGFDAAAKAAILASLAFHTRVSLDDVHREGITEVSAADVRAAQLQGCVVKLLAICERGVDAAGDETVSVRVHPAMLPRAHQLAGVRGAFNAVYVEAESAGQLMFYGPGAGGQPTASAVMGDVVAVARHKVVGGRGPGESAYAQLAVQPMAETVTRYHVRLDVADKPGVLAQVAGVFAQHGVSIEAVQQRQVTTGDGAGRAVLVVVTHSATDAALAATVEELEDLEIVDSVAGVLRVEGGDA; this is encoded by the coding sequence GTGGAGCCGGTGAAGGTCGCGCTGCTCGGGTGCGGTGTCGTGGGCACCGAGGTCGCGCGGCTGCTGACGACGCAGTCCGGTGAGCTCGCGTCGCGGGTGGGGGCGCCGCTGGAGCTCGTGGGGATCGCGGTGCGCCGCCTCGGCCGCGACCGCGACCTCCCCGTGGACCCCTCGCTGTTCACGACCGACGCCGAGGAGCTCGTGACCCGCGCCGACGTCGTCGTCGAGGTCATCGGGGGCATCGAGCCGGCCCGCTCGCTCGTCCTGCGGGCGTTCGCGCACGGCGCCTCGGTCGTCACGGCCAACAAGGCGCTGCTCGCCGCCGACGGCCCGACGCTGTACGAGGCCGCGGCGGAGAACGGCGTGGACCTCTACTACGAGGCGTCGGTCGCCGGGGCGATCCCGCTGCTGCGCCCCCTGAAGGAGTCCCTGGCCGGCGACCGCGTCACCCGCGTCCTGGGCATCGTCAACGGGACGACGAACTACGTCCTGGACCAGATGGACACCACCGGCATGGGGTTCGCCGAGGCCGTCGAGCAGGCCCAGGCCCTGGGGTACGCCGAGGCCGACCCGACGGCCGACGTCGAGGGCTTCGACGCCGCGGCCAAGGCCGCGATCCTGGCCTCGCTGGCCTTCCACACCCGCGTCAGCCTCGACGACGTCCACCGCGAGGGCATCACCGAGGTGAGCGCCGCCGACGTGCGCGCCGCGCAGCTGCAGGGCTGCGTGGTGAAGCTGCTCGCGATCTGCGAGCGGGGCGTCGACGCGGCCGGCGACGAGACCGTCTCGGTGCGCGTGCACCCGGCGATGCTGCCGCGCGCCCACCAGCTCGCCGGCGTGCGGGGGGCGTTCAACGCCGTCTACGTCGAGGCGGAGTCCGCCGGGCAGCTCATGTTCTACGGCCCCGGCGCCGGGGGCCAGCCCACGGCGAGCGCGGTCATGGGCGACGTCGTCGCGGTCGCCCGGCACAAGGTCGTGGGCGGCCGGGGGCCGGGGGAGTCCGCCTACGCGCAGCTCGCGGTGCAGCCCATGGCGGAGACGGTGACGCGGTACCACGTGCGCCTCGACGTCGCGGACAAGCCCGGTGTCCTGGCCCAGGTGGCCGGGGTGTTCGCCCAGCACGGCGTCTCCATCGAGGCCGTGCAGCAGCGCCAGGTCACCACCGGGGACGGGGCCGGCCGCGCCGTGCTCGTCGTCGTGACCCACAGCGCGACCGACGCCGCCCTCGCGGCGACGGTGGAGGAACTGGAAGACCTGGAGATCGTGGACTCGGTGGCCGGTGTGCTGCGGGTCGAGGGAGGGGACGCCTGA
- the rho gene encoding transcription termination factor Rho → MTDTTDIAATDGATAEAPARRTGSLSALRLPQLQALATELGISGTGRMRKVDLLAAIREQQSGAPQRTGRPEAADAPTAAAPAPVTGEIAPVSALNESTPAGSAAETAVSTSAPRTRSRRAGSSAGAPPAAPPAGEQFTVEVPAQPVAETPAPRSEPTLDDFVGARSERAERPERAERPDAQDGTPRLSRRERARRDRVREPDQQVELPNMPRRTENPPAEGEGRPERTRSEGRGENREPREPRADRAERPVERSERVEERPQAAASAGPAVGFDDDDERGGRRGRRNRYRDRKGRRGGREGAGAPEIDEQVNEDDVLLPVAGILDVLDNYAFIRTSGYLAGANDVYVSLGQVKKNHLRPGDAVTGAVRQPREGEQTGARAKFNALVRVDTVNGAAPEQARNRPDFTKLTPLYPQERLRLETEPNVLTTRIIDLMSPLGKGQRGLIVAPPKAGKTMVMQAIANAITTNNPECHLMVVLVDERPEEVTDMQRTIKGEVIASTFDRPAADHTAVAELAIERAKRLVELGNDVVVLLDSLTRLSRAYNISAPASGRILSGGVDASALYPPKRFFGAARNVENGGSLTILASALVETGSKADEVIFEEFKGTGNMEVRLSRQLADKRIFPAVDVPASGTRREEILMSREELATVWKLRRVVTALDAQASIELLLDRLKKTRSNLEFLQQVQSSTPLVNKD, encoded by the coding sequence GTGACCGACACCACCGACATCGCTGCCACCGACGGCGCGACCGCCGAGGCGCCCGCGCGCCGCACCGGCAGCCTCTCCGCCCTGCGCCTGCCCCAGCTGCAGGCGCTCGCCACGGAGCTCGGCATCTCCGGCACCGGGCGCATGCGCAAGGTGGACCTGCTCGCGGCCATCCGCGAGCAGCAGTCCGGCGCCCCGCAGCGCACCGGCCGCCCCGAGGCCGCCGACGCCCCCACCGCCGCGGCTCCCGCCCCGGTGACCGGGGAGATCGCCCCGGTCTCGGCGCTGAACGAGTCCACGCCCGCCGGGTCGGCGGCCGAGACCGCCGTGAGCACCTCCGCCCCGCGGACCCGCTCGCGCCGCGCCGGCTCCTCCGCCGGAGCCCCGCCCGCGGCCCCGCCCGCCGGTGAGCAGTTCACCGTCGAGGTCCCGGCCCAGCCGGTGGCCGAGACCCCCGCCCCGCGCAGCGAGCCCACCCTCGACGACTTCGTGGGCGCCCGCTCCGAGCGCGCGGAGCGTCCCGAGCGTGCGGAGCGTCCCGACGCGCAGGACGGCACCCCGCGCCTCTCCCGCCGGGAGCGCGCCCGTCGCGACCGGGTGCGCGAGCCCGACCAGCAGGTCGAGCTGCCGAACATGCCCCGCCGCACCGAGAACCCGCCCGCCGAGGGCGAGGGGCGCCCCGAGCGCACCCGGTCCGAGGGCCGCGGGGAGAACCGCGAGCCGCGCGAACCCCGCGCCGACCGCGCCGAGCGGCCGGTGGAGCGCTCCGAGCGCGTCGAGGAGCGTCCCCAGGCCGCGGCGAGCGCCGGCCCCGCGGTGGGCTTCGACGACGACGACGAGCGCGGGGGCCGTCGCGGCCGCCGCAACCGCTACCGCGACCGCAAGGGCCGCCGGGGCGGGCGCGAGGGCGCCGGTGCCCCCGAGATCGACGAGCAGGTCAACGAGGACGACGTCCTGCTGCCCGTCGCCGGGATCCTCGACGTGCTCGACAACTACGCGTTCATCCGCACCTCCGGCTACCTCGCCGGCGCGAACGACGTGTACGTCTCCCTCGGCCAGGTGAAGAAGAACCACCTGCGCCCGGGCGACGCGGTGACCGGTGCGGTGCGCCAGCCCCGCGAGGGCGAGCAGACCGGGGCGCGGGCGAAGTTCAACGCCCTCGTCCGCGTCGACACCGTCAACGGCGCCGCGCCGGAGCAGGCGCGCAACCGCCCGGACTTCACCAAGCTGACGCCGCTCTACCCGCAGGAGCGCCTGCGGCTGGAGACCGAGCCCAACGTCCTGACGACGCGCATCATCGACCTGATGTCGCCGCTGGGGAAGGGGCAGCGCGGTCTGATCGTCGCGCCGCCGAAGGCCGGCAAGACGATGGTCATGCAGGCCATCGCCAACGCCATCACGACCAACAACCCCGAGTGCCACCTCATGGTCGTCCTGGTCGACGAGCGGCCCGAAGAGGTCACCGACATGCAGCGGACGATCAAGGGTGAGGTCATCGCCTCCACCTTCGACCGCCCCGCCGCCGACCACACCGCGGTCGCCGAGCTCGCCATCGAGCGGGCCAAGCGCCTCGTGGAGCTCGGCAACGACGTCGTCGTGCTGCTGGACTCCCTGACCCGCCTCTCGCGCGCCTACAACATCTCGGCGCCCGCCAGCGGCCGGATCCTCTCCGGCGGTGTCGACGCCTCGGCGCTGTACCCGCCGAAGCGCTTCTTCGGCGCCGCCCGCAACGTCGAGAACGGCGGCTCGCTGACGATCCTGGCCTCCGCCCTGGTGGAGACCGGCTCGAAGGCCGACGAGGTCATCTTCGAGGAGTTCAAGGGCACCGGGAACATGGAGGTGCGGCTGTCGCGCCAGCTGGCGGACAAGCGCATCTTCCCCGCGGTCGACGTGCCGGCCTCCGGCACCCGCCGCGAGGAGATCCTCATGTCCCGCGAGGAGCTGGCGACGGTCTGGAAGCTGCGTCGCGTCGTCACCGCGCTCGACGCGCAGGCCTCCATCGAGCTGCTGCTGGACCGGCTCAAGAAGACCCGCAGCAACCTCGAGTTCCTGCAGCAGGTCCAGTCCAGCACCCCGCTGGTCAACAAGGACTGA